A region of the Magnetococcales bacterium genome:
CAACGGATGGCAAAACGGTTTTCCGTGGCGCTGATCAAGGCCATGTGGCCAACACTGTCCCAGGCCGGCACCTGAGCCATGGTCAACGACTCCGTGACCGGCAGGGCGGGATCCTGGAACACCTCGCGCAGGATCGATTCCAACTGCCGCAAAATCGTTTGTTTCACCGGTTGCTCCTTAATCTTTAGAGTGACGAGAAAATACGGAAACCGGAACGATTCAGCCCCTCCCGCACCGATTCGGGCCACTGGCCGAACTCCGTGCCGTGCTGGGCCAGAAAGGCGAAGGCCAACCGTTCCAGCCCGAAACCGATGCATCCGGAGTGGGCGAACCGCCCATCGGGCAGGGTGATGCCCATGTGACGACCAAAAAAATCTTGATGATAATTGCGGGAACCGGCGGCCAATGTCCCTTCCTTGAAAGGCAACCGGGCGCGATATTCGTATTTCAGGTCATAGATGTTCTGAAACCCCGACTGGGCGCCAAACTCGCGGATGAAAAACGGATCCGTGGCATTTTCGAGCCGATAAGCCAGACCCCACTCGGCCAGCAAGGCATGCAGGGCGGTTCCGGCCCGGGTCAGGGACTCTTTCACCCGGGGCGCGGACCCCACAAAAATCACCTCCCACATGGTGAATCCCCACAACCGTTCCAGGCTGTGCATGTTGATGGATTCGTACCGGAAACAGTGCCCCTGGGCCGTGGCCACCACGGGATCCCGGGGCAAGGTACGGTTGGCCAGAAACAGATAAAAATGATGACACACCGTGGGAGCCAGAATCTGACGAATCCCGGAAAGCGCACCCTCGGGGGGATGGATCGTCCCATCCCGGCAGACGGTTTCCGCGGCAAACCGTTCCACAATCTCCAAATCTTCGCGCAAATGGGAGGCAAAACTCAAGGAGTGGGGAAAGTTCTTGAAATATTGAATTTTCTCCAGGAAGGACGCCGGCACCATAGCGGGAAAACGATGCATTCCCGCCCCCTGGGAGAGTCCCACCTCAAACAGGCGGTTTTCAAAAAATCGACACAGGGAGGCCACCAACGGCCCCAGGGAAAACAAACCGGCATCGGTCTGGA
Encoded here:
- a CDS encoding acyl carrier protein, with product MKQTILRQLESILREVFQDPALPVTESLTMAQVPAWDSVGHMALISATENRFAIRCSLAELVPVESVAALVALVEQKWDGHTLQQP